The Bacteroides sp. genome includes a window with the following:
- a CDS encoding 4Fe-4S dicluster domain-containing protein, which yields MKSSRRNFLKIAGITALGIGVRPTIDTIAAVGGHGPTEPEPIFKQNEKALTAKQWAMVVDTRKIKSEKDVAPLYEACHKIHNVPDMPNKRHEIKWIWPEQFHHAFPDLHSEFLSEKIHHTIFPVLCNHCENPPCVRVCPTKATFKRESDGVVVMDYHRCIGCRFCLAACPYGARSFNFFDPREYIKEINLKFARRTKGVVEKCNFCEERLSEGIEPACVEASNGILTFGDLYDPNSEVRKLIAENFTIRRKIHLGTSPAVYYIV from the coding sequence ACGATTGATACTATTGCAGCCGTCGGAGGTCACGGCCCTACCGAACCGGAACCAATTTTTAAACAAAATGAAAAGGCCCTCACCGCAAAGCAGTGGGCCATGGTTGTCGATACACGTAAAATCAAGTCTGAAAAAGATGTGGCGCCTTTATACGAGGCATGCCATAAGATCCACAATGTTCCGGATATGCCGAATAAAAGGCATGAAATTAAATGGATCTGGCCGGAGCAATTTCATCATGCGTTTCCGGACCTGCACAGTGAGTTCCTATCGGAAAAAATTCATCATACTATTTTTCCGGTTCTTTGCAACCATTGTGAAAATCCGCCTTGTGTCAGAGTATGTCCGACCAAAGCGACTTTCAAAAGGGAGAGCGATGGTGTCGTCGTTATGGACTATCATCGGTGTATTGGATGCCGATTCTGCTTGGCAGCTTGTCCCTATGGAGCCAGAAGTTTCAACTTTTTCGACCCAAGAGAATATATCAAGGAAATTAATTTGAAATTTGCCAGAAGAACCAAAGGGGTTGTCGAAAAGTGTAACTTCTGCGAAGAAAGGTTGTCGGAAGGGATCGAACCGGCCTGCGTTGAGGCTTCCAACGGTATTCTGACTTTCGGAGATCTTTATGATCCAAATTCTGAGGTCAGGAAGCTCATTGCGGAAAATTTCACCATTCGACGCAAAATTCACCTGGGCACCAGCCCGGCAGTCTACTACATCGTGTGA
- the nrfD gene encoding NrfD/PsrC family molybdoenzyme membrane anchor subunit, translating into MLEKALKGSKVYYGWMLALLTIIGVGFGTYLWQFNSGLGITGLSRDVSWGFYIAQFTFLVGVAASAVMLVLPYYLHDYKAFGRITILGEFLAVSSVTMCLLFIIVDLGQPVRALNVLLYPTPGSVLFWDMIVLNGYLLLNLVIGWKVLEAERNNVHYPMWLKPLIYLSIPWAVSIHTVTAFL; encoded by the coding sequence ATGCTAGAAAAGGCATTAAAAGGATCTAAAGTATACTATGGTTGGATGCTTGCCCTGCTTACGATTATCGGCGTAGGTTTCGGCACTTATTTGTGGCAGTTCAATTCCGGTCTTGGTATCACCGGTTTGAGTCGGGATGTCTCCTGGGGTTTTTATATCGCTCAGTTTACCTTCCTGGTTGGTGTTGCTGCGTCAGCGGTGATGCTGGTCCTTCCTTATTATCTTCATGATTACAAGGCCTTCGGAAGAATTACCATTTTAGGGGAGTTTCTTGCGGTATCTTCTGTGACCATGTGTCTGCTCTTTATTATCGTGGATTTAGGGCAACCCGTTCGCGCATTGAATGTTTTGCTGTATCCGACACCCGGATCCGTATTGTTTTGGGATATGATTGTTTTAAATGGTTACCTGTTGCTGAATCTCGTAATAGGCTGGAAAGTACTTGAGGCTGAAAGAAACAACGTCCATTATCCCATGTGGCTCAAACCTCTTATTTACCTGTCGATTCCATGGGCAGTCAGCATTCATACCGTAACAGCTTTTCTTT